Proteins encoded within one genomic window of Eurosta solidaginis isolate ZX-2024a chromosome 1, ASM4086904v1, whole genome shotgun sequence:
- the LOC137249403 gene encoding uncharacterized protein, which yields MIYSFIICAILFLSNLCDGYYLKPRNDLKDHGNEWSIFQKKLGLSGDKVELLKSQKNQQNTINLLHRFIEENPKYVRLNADNENKQRITDHLWNTFHTLFKNFRLPKQTLKTSLNFEFNDDDKSRGKNLNRSRRRIAVRMVDDIPTEKIDELLKMFNRENGIENTDLNEAENNDENDHAVAETPEKPSPAVDPDYVYESLYEDDQDAASPSKNYSNSEFRTLQDLILQANKSQW from the exons ATGATATATTCATTCATAATTTGTGCTATACTATTTTTGAGTAATTTATGTGATGGCTATTATCTTAAGCCGAGGAATGATCTAAAAGATCACGGAAATGAATGGAGTATTTTTCAAAAGAAGTTGGGGCTTTCCGGGGATAAAG TTGAATTACTCAAATCTCAAAAGAATCAACAAAATACAATAAACCTTCTGCATCGATTCATTGAGGAAAATCCCAAGTATGTGAGATTGAATGCTGATAATGAGAACAAACAGAGGATTACTGATCATTTATGGAATACTTTTCACACATTATTCAAAAACTTTAGGCTACCTAAACAAACGTTAAAGACTTCGTTAAATTTTGAATTCAATGATGACGATAAGAGCAGAGGGAAGAACCTCAATCGCTCGCGTCGAAGAATCGCCGTGAGAATGGTGGATGATATTCCAACAGAGAAAATCGACGAATTGCTCAAGATGTTCAATCGGGAAAATGGTATCGAAAATACAGATTTAAATGAAGCTGAAAACAATGACGAAAATGATCATGCCGTCGCCGAAACACCAGAAAAGCCTTCACCTGCCGTAGATCCTGACTACGTGTATGAAAGTTTATACGAAGATGATCAGGATGCTGCGTCCCCTTCGAAAAATTATAGTAACTCGGAGTTCCGAACGTTGCAAGACCTTATATTGCAGGCAAATAAAAGTCAGTGGTAA